From Coffea arabica cultivar ET-39 chromosome 10e, Coffea Arabica ET-39 HiFi, whole genome shotgun sequence, one genomic window encodes:
- the LOC113712755 gene encoding abscisic acid 8'-hydroxylase CYP707A1-like: MEQGKVFIHIFICLLTLLSCILVLKAKRIFSYMSLILEKEKVVTWRKSRLPPGSMGWPCIGETLQLYSQDPNVFFTDRQRRYGEVFKTNILGCPSVMLASPDAARFVLVTKANLFKPTYPRCKEVLIGPSALFFHQGDYHMRLRKLVQSSLYPEAIRNLVNDVEAIAIATLESVAGGHVLNTFDEMKRYSFEVGILAIFGHLEAPRKEALKENYSIVDKGYNSFPTKFPGTRYRRALQARKRLSEILSTIISERKEQRTPEKDLLGCLLNYKDENGEVLKEDQIADNIIGVLFAAQDTTASVMTWIVKYLHDNPKLLKAVKAEQRAIYQSNTKEHCQLTWAQTREMPLTYKVILESLRIASIISFTFREAVADVEYKGYLIPKGWKVMPLFRNIHHNQEFFTEPQRFDPSRFEVAPKPNTFMPFGSGAHACPGNELAKLEMFVLIHHLVSKFRWEVVGSNSGVQYGPFPVPLRGLPARLWKESTA; the protein is encoded by the exons atggAGCAAGGGAAAGTCTTTATACATATCTTCATCTGTCTCCTTACTCTACTCTCTTGCATCCTTGTCCTGAAAGCCAAGAGAATATTTTCATACATGTCCTTAATCCTggaaaaggagaaagtagtAACCTGGCGAAAGTCTAGGCTCCCTCCAGGCTCAATGGGGTGGCCTTGTATAGGAGAAACTCTGCAACTTTATTCTCAAGATCCCAACGTCTTTTTTACTGATAGACAAAGAAG GTATGGAGAAGTCTTCAAGACTAACATTTTAGGTTGTCCTAGTGTGATGCTGGCTAGCCCTGACGCAGCTCGATTTGTGTTGGTGACTAAAGCTAACTTATTCAAGCCTACATATCCCAGGTGTAAGGAGGTTTTGATAGGCCCTTCCGCCCTGTTTTTCCACCAAGGAGATTACCACATGCGCCTGAGAAAGCTGGTGCAAAGCTCCTTATATCCTGAGGCTATTCGTAATCTTGTCAATGATGTTGAAGCTATTGCAATCGCTACGTTGGAGTCCGTTGCAGGGGGCCATGTTCTCAACACTTTTGATGAAATGAAAAGG TACTCATTCGAAGTGGGCATTCTCGCTATTTTTGGTCATTTGGAAGCCCCACGTAAAGAAGCATTGAAGGAAAACTATAGCATTGTGGATAAAGGTTACAACTCTTTCCCAACAAAATTTCCTGGAACTCGTTACAGAAGGGCCTTACAG GCAAGGAAAAGGCTAAGTGAAATCCTCAGCACGATCATAAGTGAAAGGAAGGAACAAAGAACACCTGAGAAAGACCTGTTGGGATGTCTTCTGAATTACAAAGATGAAAATGGTGAAGTCCTGAAGGAGGATCAGATTGCAGATAACATCATTGGTGTTCTATTTGCCGCCCAGGACACTACAGCCAGTGTCATGACATGGATAGTCAAGTACCTCCACGATAACCCGAAACTTCTGAAGGCTGTAAAG GCCGAACAGAGGGCTATCTACCAATCAAATACCAAAGAACATTGTCAGTTGACATGGGCTCAGACTAGAGAGATGCCATTAACTTACAAG GTCATCTTAGAGAGCTTAAGAATTGCAAGCATTATATCTTTCACATTTAGGGAAGCAGTAGCTGATGTAGAGTACAAAG GGTACCTTATTCCAAAAGGTTGGAAGGTAATGCCTTTGTTCAGGAATATTCATCACAATCAAGAATTCTTTACTGAACCCCAGAGATTTGATCCTTCAAGATTTGAG GTTGCCCCAAAGCCCAACACTTTTATGCCATTTGGCAGCGGAGCACACGCCTGTCCTGGTAATGAGCTTGCAAAGCTGGAAATGTTCGTACTGATCCACCACCTAGTCTCCAAGTTCAG GTGGGAAGTGGTGGGATCTAATAGTGGAGTTCAGTATGGTCCATTTCCGGTCCCTCTGCGTGGACTCCCAGCCAGATTATGGAAAGAATCTACCGCCTAG
- the LOC113712756 gene encoding thioredoxin-like 4, chloroplastic isoform X1, whose amino-acid sequence MQKLGVFCQAVSSSSGGQPHRHLIRAIQIVSNPLLERKIAELCAMNPRFSCRHTDLVLSTPNSTIRSIKTKAATSENDEELSDEDDELCPVDCVKEFQTNEEFFQILEKAEKTNTLVVVDFYRTSCGSCKYIEQGFAKLCKGSGDQEAPVIFLKHNVINEYDDESEVAERLRIRSVPLFHFYKNGTLLEAFATRDKERILAAILKYTSAPSEDALANLGRL is encoded by the exons ATGCAAAAGCTGGGAGTGTTTTGCCAGGCTGTCTCTTCGAGTTCTGGTGGGCAACCTCACAGGCATCTAATAAGAGCAATTCAAATTGTTTCCAATCCATTATTAGAGAGGAAAATTGCAGAATTATGTGCTATGAATCCAAGATTTTCATGTAGACATACAGATTTGGTCCTATCGACCCCAAATAGCACGATTCGATCTATAAAAACCAAGGCTGCAACTAgtgaaaatgatgaagaattatctgatgaagatgatgagCTTTGCCCTGTTGATTGTGTGAAGGAATTCCAAACCAATGaagaattcttccaaatccTTGAAAAGGCCGAGAAAACAAATACTTTAGTTGTTGTAGACTTCTACCGGACTTCTTGTGGCAGTTGCAAGTACATAGAGCAAGGTTTTGCTAAATTATGCAAGGGATCTGGTGATCAAGAGGCACCAGTTATATTCTTGAAGCACAAT GTAATAAATGAATATGATGACGAATCTGAGGTTGCTGAACGACTGCGAATAAGG TCAGTGCCCCTTTTCCACTTTTACAAGAATGGAACGCTGTTGGAGGCCTTTGCAACCAGAGACAAAGAAAGGATACTGGCAGCCATTCTTAAATACACCAGTGCGCCTAGTGAAGATGCTTTAGCTAATCTGGGTAGGCTCTGA
- the LOC113712026 gene encoding sterol carrier protein 2 has translation MASDEKSVQLKSDALMEQMKIHLTTDAGKALTKKIGLVYQLNIAPKKLGFNEESYVVDLKKGEVKKGTYEDGKPDATFSFTDNDFIKIAAGKMNPQIAFMRGAMKIKGSISAAQKFTPDIFPKPAKM, from the exons ATGGCTTCCGACGAGAAATCGGTCCAGCTCAAGTCCGACGCCCTGATGGAGCAAATGAAGATCCACCTCACAACTGACGCCGGTAAAGCCCTCACCAAGAAAATTGGCCTTGTTTACCAGCTTAATATTGCCCCTAAG AAACTTGGATTCAATGAGGAATCTTATGTTGTTGATCTCAAGAAAGGAGAAGTTAAGAAAG GGACATATGAGGATGGAAAACCAGATGCGACTTTTTCTTTCACTGACAATGATTTTATCAAGATTGCCGCTGGAAAGATGAATCCCCAAATTGCTTTTATGAG AGGGGCCATGAAGATCAAGGGAAGCATTAGTGCGGCACAGAAGTTTACACCAGACATTTTTCCAAAGCCTGCAAAGATGTGA
- the LOC113712756 gene encoding thioredoxin-like 4, chloroplastic isoform X2: MQKLGVFCQAVSSSSGGQPHRHLIRAIQIVSNPLLERKIAELCAMNPRFSCRHTDLVLSTPNSTIRSIKTKAATSENDEELSDEDDELCPVDCVKEFQTNEEFFQILEKAEKTNTLVVVDFYRTSCGSCKYIEQGFAKLCKGSGDQEAPVIFLKHNSVPLFHFYKNGTLLEAFATRDKERILAAILKYTSAPSEDALANLGRL, encoded by the exons ATGCAAAAGCTGGGAGTGTTTTGCCAGGCTGTCTCTTCGAGTTCTGGTGGGCAACCTCACAGGCATCTAATAAGAGCAATTCAAATTGTTTCCAATCCATTATTAGAGAGGAAAATTGCAGAATTATGTGCTATGAATCCAAGATTTTCATGTAGACATACAGATTTGGTCCTATCGACCCCAAATAGCACGATTCGATCTATAAAAACCAAGGCTGCAACTAgtgaaaatgatgaagaattatctgatgaagatgatgagCTTTGCCCTGTTGATTGTGTGAAGGAATTCCAAACCAATGaagaattcttccaaatccTTGAAAAGGCCGAGAAAACAAATACTTTAGTTGTTGTAGACTTCTACCGGACTTCTTGTGGCAGTTGCAAGTACATAGAGCAAGGTTTTGCTAAATTATGCAAGGGATCTGGTGATCAAGAGGCACCAGTTATATTCTTGAAGCACAAT TCAGTGCCCCTTTTCCACTTTTACAAGAATGGAACGCTGTTGGAGGCCTTTGCAACCAGAGACAAAGAAAGGATACTGGCAGCCATTCTTAAATACACCAGTGCGCCTAGTGAAGATGCTTTAGCTAATCTGGGTAGGCTCTGA